In Aquiflexum balticum DSM 16537, a single genomic region encodes these proteins:
- the porX gene encoding T9SS response regulator signal transducer PorX translates to MQRFKILWADDEIDLLKPHILFLNQRGYEVSTVNSGVDAIELVEKHNYDVIFLDEMMPGMTGLETLQQIKMIKPQIPVVMITKSEEEHLMDDAIGGKIADYLIKPINPNQILLSVKKILQNKQLITEKTNLSYRQDFMNISMACDEASTYQEWTEIYKRLTYWELEIEKTENKSMQDVLDTQKTEANASFAKFIKNNYIDWISDPKIEKPILSHKLMNEKVFPFLEPNRPLFFIVIDNLRLDQWEVIKPLVIDYFNVVDESTYYSILPTTTAFSRNALFSGMMPSDMARFHPDLWEGEDTDEGKNNHEEEFLAENLHRNRLNIKFSYHKILQAYQGKTILENFHQMLNNDLNVLVYNFVDMMSHARTDMKMIRELAPDESAYRSITKSWFEHSSLFELFKRIQSIKANVVVTTDHGTKRVNKPYKIIGDKNITTNLRYKQGKNLNFESGKVFEISKPEDAKLPRFNVSTSYVFTVEDYFFAYPNNYNYYVNYYKDTFQHGGVSLEEMIVPVIQLEPKNI, encoded by the coding sequence ATGCAAAGGTTCAAAATCCTATGGGCAGATGATGAGATTGATCTTCTGAAACCCCATATATTGTTTTTAAATCAGAGAGGTTATGAAGTTTCAACAGTGAACAGTGGGGTCGATGCCATCGAATTAGTGGAAAAGCACAACTATGATGTGATTTTTCTTGACGAGATGATGCCCGGGATGACAGGCCTCGAAACCCTTCAGCAGATTAAAATGATAAAGCCGCAGATACCTGTTGTTATGATAACCAAGAGTGAGGAAGAACATTTAATGGATGATGCCATTGGAGGTAAAATTGCCGATTACCTTATAAAGCCGATCAATCCCAATCAAATATTACTTTCTGTAAAAAAGATCCTTCAAAACAAACAATTGATTACGGAGAAAACCAATCTTTCTTACAGACAGGATTTTATGAATATCAGTATGGCCTGCGATGAGGCTTCCACCTATCAGGAGTGGACTGAAATCTATAAGAGATTGACCTATTGGGAACTCGAAATAGAGAAAACTGAAAACAAGAGTATGCAAGATGTTTTGGATACTCAGAAGACAGAGGCCAATGCTTCTTTTGCCAAATTCATAAAAAATAATTATATAGATTGGATCAGTGATCCAAAAATTGAAAAACCGATTTTGTCACATAAGCTGATGAATGAAAAGGTTTTTCCTTTTCTTGAGCCCAATAGGCCGCTTTTTTTTATTGTAATTGATAACCTCCGGTTGGATCAATGGGAAGTGATCAAACCATTGGTGATTGATTATTTTAATGTGGTGGATGAAAGTACTTATTACAGTATTCTACCGACAACAACGGCATTTTCAAGGAATGCACTTTTCAGTGGAATGATGCCTTCTGATATGGCAAGATTTCATCCGGATCTGTGGGAAGGAGAAGATACTGATGAAGGGAAAAATAACCATGAGGAAGAGTTTCTTGCAGAAAACCTCCATAGGAACCGTCTCAATATCAAATTCAGTTATCACAAAATTTTGCAGGCCTATCAGGGGAAAACAATTCTTGAAAATTTCCACCAAATGCTCAACAATGACTTGAATGTTTTGGTGTATAATTTTGTGGACATGATGTCCCATGCAAGGACTGATATGAAAATGATCAGGGAATTGGCACCTGACGAATCAGCCTACAGATCTATCACCAAAAGTTGGTTTGAGCATTCATCCCTTTTCGAATTATTTAAAAGAATCCAAAGTATCAAAGCAAATGTAGTGGTCACCACAGATCATGGGACTAAAAGAGTAAACAAGCCATATAAAATTATCGGCGATAAAAATATCACAACCAATCTGAGGTATAAACAAGGTAAAAATTTAAATTTTGAAAGCGGAAAGGTTTTTGAGATTTCAAAACCTGAAGACGCCAAACTACCAAGGTTTAATGTTTCTACAAGTTATGTATTTACAGTAGAAGATTATTTCTTTGCATATCCCAACAATTACAATTATTATGTAAATTATTACAAAGATACTTTTCAGCATGGCGGAGTATCTTTAGAAGAAATGATTGTCCCCGTCATTCAACTTGAACCCAAGAATATTTAA
- the tsaE gene encoding tRNA (adenosine(37)-N6)-threonylcarbamoyltransferase complex ATPase subunit type 1 TsaE gives MEKIYCRSLEEIPATAKKIVDFCKGEKIWVFKGDLGAGKTTMIKAIAKLFGIVDRVSSPTFSLINEYQNDSGTVFYHFDFYRVEKPVEVLEIGVEEYFYSGNHCWIEWAEKIPGFLPHEFVLIDIEMEFDGVRKITLSQIFN, from the coding sequence TTGGAAAAGATTTATTGTCGCAGCTTGGAAGAAATTCCTGCCACAGCAAAAAAAATAGTAGATTTTTGCAAAGGTGAAAAAATCTGGGTATTCAAAGGTGATCTTGGAGCTGGCAAAACCACAATGATTAAAGCCATTGCGAAATTATTCGGAATAGTGGATAGAGTTTCAAGCCCAACATTCTCTTTAATTAATGAATATCAAAATGATTCAGGTACAGTATTTTATCATTTTGATTTCTATAGAGTAGAGAAGCCGGTAGAAGTATTGGAAATAGGCGTAGAAGAATATTTCTACAGTGGCAATCATTGTTGGATAGAGTGGGCGGAAAAAATACCAGGGTTTCTACCTCATGAATTTGTTTTGATTGATATTGAAATGGAATTCGATGGAGTGCGAAAAATTACTTTAAGTCAGATTTTTAATTGA
- a CDS encoding alanine dehydrogenase, translating into MVEITEGVGIYPKESMVKIKKSKNSLLIGLPVESAAQEKRVVLTPDAIALLVNNGQEVIVEANAGKESKFTDQEYSDAGAKVVYSAKEAFDAEVVIKVEPPTEEEINLMRPGACLISALQLGKQNAAFIHALNKKRITAVSYEHLEDKVGGMPVVRAMSEIAGSTVMLIAAEYLSSVNNGKGLIMGGVTGVPPTEVVIIGAGTVAEYAARTALGLGASIKVFDNHIYKLRRIKQLLGQQVFTSTIDNYTLSKALKEADVVIGALRAEKGRNKIVVSEEMVAAMMAGSVIIDVGIDQGGCMETSEMTSHDEPTFVKHGVIHYCVPNIASRVSRTASFALSNIFTPILLQMADLGGAEEMVFNYKWFMKGVYTYRGSLTNAYIARKFGMTHKELLLLLAARY; encoded by the coding sequence ATGGTTGAGATTACAGAAGGGGTGGGGATTTACCCTAAGGAATCCATGGTCAAGATAAAAAAATCCAAGAATTCTTTGTTGATTGGTTTGCCGGTTGAATCTGCTGCACAGGAAAAAAGGGTAGTGCTGACTCCTGATGCCATTGCCTTATTGGTCAATAATGGACAAGAAGTGATCGTAGAAGCCAATGCTGGTAAAGAATCAAAATTTACAGACCAGGAATATTCTGATGCCGGAGCCAAAGTAGTTTATTCCGCGAAAGAAGCCTTTGATGCAGAGGTGGTGATTAAAGTAGAACCGCCTACCGAGGAAGAAATTAATTTGATGAGGCCCGGGGCTTGTCTGATTTCAGCATTGCAACTCGGCAAACAAAATGCTGCCTTCATTCATGCACTCAATAAAAAAAGAATAACCGCAGTTTCTTATGAGCATCTCGAGGATAAAGTGGGTGGAATGCCTGTAGTCAGAGCTATGAGTGAAATAGCTGGAAGTACAGTCATGCTTATTGCTGCCGAATACCTCAGCAGTGTCAATAACGGAAAAGGTTTGATTATGGGAGGAGTCACAGGTGTACCGCCAACTGAAGTGGTCATAATCGGTGCCGGAACAGTTGCTGAATATGCCGCGCGAACGGCACTGGGCCTAGGTGCAAGTATTAAAGTTTTTGATAATCACATTTATAAACTCCGAAGAATAAAGCAACTTCTGGGACAACAGGTTTTCACTTCTACCATAGATAATTATACATTAAGCAAAGCTTTAAAAGAAGCTGATGTCGTGATTGGCGCATTAAGGGCAGAAAAGGGAAGAAACAAAATCGTTGTCAGTGAGGAAATGGTAGCCGCCATGATGGCAGGGAGTGTCATTATAGATGTAGGGATTGACCAAGGGGGATGTATGGAGACTTCGGAAATGACCTCACATGATGAACCAACTTTTGTCAAACATGGTGTAATTCATTATTGTGTTCCAAACATAGCATCCCGTGTATCAAGAACAGCTTCCTTTGCTCTGAGTAATATTTTCACACCGATTTTGCTTCAGATGGCCGACTTAGGTGGCGCTGAAGAAATGGTTTTTAATTATAAATGGTTTATGAAGGGGGTATATACCTATCGGGGAAGTCTTACGAATGCCTATATAGCAAGGAAATTCGGGATGACCCACAAAGAACTATTGCTCTTGCTGGCCGCAAGGTATTAA
- a CDS encoding response regulator gives MLYSPEEKIKILYVDDEENNLQAFKATFRRDFQIFLALSASEGREILKTEDVHLIITDQRMPEETGVDFLASIIPINPDPIRILLTGYTDIQAVIDAINKGQVYHYLTKPWEEDYMRTVIHNAYEVYMLRRENRQLTSELMEVNGQLEFVLRQNLLS, from the coding sequence ATGCTTTATTCCCCTGAAGAAAAAATAAAAATATTGTATGTTGATGATGAAGAGAACAATCTTCAAGCATTTAAAGCAACTTTCAGAAGAGATTTCCAGATTTTCTTGGCCCTTTCAGCGAGTGAGGGAAGAGAGATTTTGAAGACTGAAGACGTACATTTAATAATAACTGACCAAAGAATGCCCGAGGAAACAGGGGTAGATTTCTTAGCATCTATTATCCCTATAAACCCTGATCCGATCAGGATTTTACTGACAGGTTATACTGATATTCAAGCAGTAATTGACGCCATCAATAAGGGTCAGGTTTACCATTATTTGACCAAGCCTTGGGAGGAAGATTATATGAGGACTGTCATTCACAATGCTTATGAAGTATATATGCTTCGCAGGGAAAACAGGCAACTCACTTCAGAACTGATGGAGGTAAATGGTCAGCTTGAATTTGTATTAAGACAGAATCTTCTGTCTTAA
- a CDS encoding Rv1355c family protein: MNALSTLDLINQWGIILMNPQKKSDAELLKKLFELPHLLKVDQIESQVADLIKLNNPTKSFSKEELLMKVVEFFEMNEKHSYGHWVFYPWKNTLVHVLPEREFIQVRTVRNQYKITPSEQEKLSTKKIGIVGLSVGQSVAMALALERGCGELRLADFDTLELSNMNRIRCSLTELGLKKSTIAAREILEIDPYLKVTVYEEGINEGNIVDFFTKGGELDLLVDECDSLDIKVLLREVAKKYRIPVIMDTSDRGMLDIERFDLEPERPVFHGFLGDIDYKDLKDLNIKEKVTYGLKITGLETLSPRMKASLLEINQTISSWPQLASAVFLGGALGAHSARNILLDHMTESGRFFIDLDELVQVHPGSENLKFKVNEEDLNFSVQKEFELKSSLSSNYKLTEDELIKIVKAANTAPSGGNCQPWSWVFDEKGVLHLYHDKKRSESLLDFKGTGSLMSFGSALENIRLTCAQMGIETEMITEIVDFEEEKIASIIFKNKQKQSINVPFAYLTPYIERRLTDRQNQKRQIIDREIFKELVAIAEESGLNLHVFDQEDQIGKLAKINGVMDWVRMINEEGYRDFVKEIRWNSSEAEMSKDGMDLSTFDLSVADKAILKMINNPKAMKFVREHHLGRGFTQISDKTFQAASAICLLSAKDFSPDTYLKAGRALQRIWTHANMKKISFQPVTAPLFLYQQYIKGDKKRFSAFESNLIKNSLREFREFVQHKDGEVEIFLFRLNITEGDVVRSLRRDVVDTLKIV; the protein is encoded by the coding sequence ATGAATGCTCTTTCAACTCTTGATCTTATCAATCAATGGGGAATAATTTTGATGAATCCCCAAAAAAAATCAGATGCAGAACTCCTTAAAAAACTGTTCGAATTGCCTCACCTTCTTAAGGTAGATCAGATCGAAAGTCAGGTAGCCGATTTGATAAAATTAAACAATCCAACCAAGTCATTCAGTAAAGAAGAATTGCTGATGAAGGTGGTTGAATTTTTTGAAATGAATGAAAAACACAGCTATGGACATTGGGTTTTTTATCCTTGGAAAAACACATTGGTTCACGTCCTTCCTGAAAGGGAATTTATCCAGGTTAGAACGGTTCGTAATCAATACAAAATCACTCCAAGTGAGCAAGAAAAACTTTCTACAAAAAAAATAGGAATAGTAGGATTGTCAGTAGGTCAAAGTGTAGCAATGGCCTTAGCATTGGAGAGGGGCTGCGGTGAATTGAGATTGGCTGATTTTGATACGTTGGAGTTGAGCAATATGAACAGAATCAGGTGCAGCCTTACCGAGTTAGGTTTAAAGAAATCAACCATTGCTGCAAGGGAAATTTTGGAAATAGACCCTTATCTAAAAGTCACTGTATATGAAGAGGGAATTAATGAAGGAAATATAGTTGATTTTTTTACCAAGGGCGGAGAACTTGATCTGTTGGTTGATGAATGTGACAGCTTGGACATAAAAGTTTTGTTAAGGGAAGTTGCCAAAAAGTACAGAATCCCTGTTATCATGGATACTTCAGATAGGGGGATGTTGGATATAGAAAGGTTTGATCTTGAGCCTGAAAGGCCTGTTTTTCATGGGTTTTTAGGAGATATTGATTATAAAGACCTCAAAGATCTCAATATTAAAGAGAAAGTGACTTATGGGTTAAAAATAACTGGTCTTGAGACACTTTCTCCCAGAATGAAAGCTTCCTTATTGGAAATAAATCAAACCATATCCTCGTGGCCGCAATTGGCCTCAGCTGTTTTTTTGGGAGGCGCACTAGGGGCACATTCTGCGAGAAATATTCTCTTGGATCATATGACAGAATCCGGAAGGTTTTTTATTGATCTGGATGAATTGGTTCAGGTTCATCCTGGAAGCGAAAACTTAAAATTTAAAGTAAATGAAGAAGATCTGAATTTTTCAGTTCAAAAAGAATTTGAACTGAAGAGCAGTCTTTCTTCAAATTATAAATTGACAGAAGATGAGCTTATTAAGATTGTCAAAGCGGCAAACACAGCGCCTTCCGGTGGAAATTGCCAACCTTGGAGTTGGGTGTTTGATGAAAAAGGAGTTCTTCACCTTTACCATGACAAAAAACGAAGTGAATCATTACTGGATTTTAAAGGCACAGGATCGTTAATGTCATTCGGTTCAGCTTTGGAGAATATACGGTTGACTTGTGCCCAAATGGGTATTGAAACAGAAATGATTACTGAGATTGTTGATTTTGAAGAAGAAAAAATTGCCTCAATTATTTTTAAAAATAAACAAAAACAAAGTATCAATGTCCCATTTGCATATTTGACTCCCTACATAGAGAGGAGATTAACGGATAGGCAGAATCAAAAGAGGCAAATTATTGATAGAGAGATATTCAAGGAACTGGTTGCCATAGCTGAGGAAAGCGGATTAAATCTTCATGTTTTTGACCAGGAAGACCAAATTGGAAAACTTGCAAAGATAAACGGTGTCATGGATTGGGTCCGAATGATCAATGAGGAAGGATACCGGGATTTTGTCAAAGAAATCAGATGGAATTCATCCGAAGCTGAAATGTCTAAAGACGGCATGGATCTTTCCACATTTGATCTAAGTGTTGCAGATAAAGCAATATTGAAAATGATCAACAATCCAAAAGCAATGAAGTTTGTCAGAGAACATCATTTGGGAAGAGGATTTACTCAAATTTCAGACAAAACATTCCAAGCGGCTTCTGCCATTTGTCTTTTGTCAGCCAAGGATTTTTCACCTGATACATATCTCAAAGCAGGTAGGGCACTTCAGCGCATCTGGACGCACGCTAATATGAAGAAAATAAGTTTTCAACCTGTTACAGCCCCTCTCTTTCTTTATCAGCAATACATCAAAGGGGATAAAAAACGATTCAGTGCTTTTGAATCAAATCTAATCAAAAATAGCCTTAGAGAATTCCGGGAATTTGTCCAGCATAAAGATGGAGAGGTCGAAATATTTCTCTTTAGGTTGAATATTACCGAGGGTGATGTGGTCAGATCATTGAGAAGAGATGTAGTCGATACATTAAAAATAGTTTAA
- a CDS encoding sensor histidine kinase: protein MIQDRQSGMELEYEYLIEKNEAFDIEKIIKSQDFKRVESSTKNFGINNDIVWLKYDVINKSGEKTRYFSINNSSLDKLDIYLVQNEQIVDYQGGGRFLGIQDRLIPSKNLVFEIQLEQDELYTIYMRIESVNKKVILATISDLQSVHFQIQKENLFFGIFTGVLFGLLFYNLFLYFSIKDKLYLIYVIHTLFAWLAQAAILGYTQELIWPDNEWINLRSGVVFSSLVSIAGIWFLRIFLFTKIYLPKLDKGFYFIYAVYGFILVNALFISLTLSYQVLLVTQSVVVLYVLFVAIFVWTKGYSPARYYLLAWSFFMLSILWFVLSEMGVLSYTVLTAFIMPLGSTLEVILLSFALADKINVLINEKEKEQADKLYILKENERLIIKQNENLEEKVKKRTEELEYTLHNLQNTQTQMVNQEKMASLGQLTAGIAHEINNPINFVSSNISPLKRDINDILEIVEAYREKGEVEFSDESKKELKEIEKEVEFDFVIEEINQLLNGMEEGARRTVEIVKGLRLFSRVDEQDVKKVDVHDGLDSTLILLSSSMNGKIKINKEYGSIPLVECLPGKINQVFMNIITNAIHALLDNLNNVSAPEITLRTRKSDTNVVIEIEDNGPGMPEKVKQRIFEPFFTTKSVGKGTGLGLSIVYTIIENHKGTLEVRSKEGKGTNFIITLPIYQTAPLNDR from the coding sequence GTGATTCAAGATCGCCAATCCGGTATGGAATTGGAGTATGAATATTTAATTGAAAAAAATGAAGCCTTTGATATTGAAAAAATCATAAAATCTCAGGATTTCAAAAGAGTGGAATCATCCACTAAAAATTTTGGAATAAACAATGATATTGTCTGGCTCAAATATGATGTGATCAATAAGTCAGGAGAGAAAACAAGATATTTTTCAATAAACAACTCTTCTCTTGATAAACTTGATATTTATTTGGTGCAAAATGAGCAAATAGTTGATTATCAAGGCGGAGGGAGATTTCTAGGTATTCAGGATAGGTTGATTCCGTCCAAGAATCTTGTTTTCGAAATTCAGTTGGAGCAGGATGAGCTTTACACGATCTACATGAGGATTGAAAGTGTAAACAAGAAAGTGATCTTAGCGACCATTTCTGATCTTCAGTCTGTCCATTTTCAAATTCAGAAGGAAAATCTTTTTTTTGGAATTTTCACAGGAGTGCTTTTTGGGTTGCTTTTCTATAATTTGTTCCTGTATTTTTCAATCAAGGATAAGCTCTATTTAATTTACGTGATTCATACGCTGTTTGCTTGGTTGGCACAAGCAGCGATTCTAGGATATACACAGGAATTGATCTGGCCTGATAACGAATGGATCAACCTCAGATCAGGGGTTGTTTTTTCTTCTCTGGTCAGTATAGCGGGAATTTGGTTTCTCCGTATTTTTTTGTTTACAAAAATTTATCTGCCCAAGCTTGATAAGGGTTTTTATTTTATCTATGCTGTTTACGGTTTCATTCTTGTCAACGCCTTGTTTATTTCATTGACCTTGAGTTATCAGGTACTTTTAGTCACACAGTCTGTAGTTGTTTTATACGTTCTTTTTGTTGCCATTTTTGTATGGACCAAAGGCTACAGTCCTGCCAGGTATTATTTATTGGCATGGTCATTTTTCATGCTATCGATTTTATGGTTTGTCTTAAGTGAGATGGGGGTATTGTCTTACACAGTACTTACGGCCTTTATTATGCCGCTTGGGTCAACTTTGGAAGTTATTTTACTTTCTTTTGCTCTTGCAGATAAGATAAATGTTCTTATCAATGAGAAAGAAAAAGAACAGGCAGACAAACTCTATATTCTGAAAGAAAACGAGAGATTGATTATCAAGCAAAATGAAAACCTTGAAGAGAAGGTAAAAAAGAGGACGGAAGAATTGGAATACACGCTGCATAATCTACAAAATACCCAAACCCAAATGGTCAATCAGGAAAAGATGGCTTCCTTAGGTCAGTTGACGGCAGGTATAGCACACGAAATCAATAACCCGATAAATTTTGTTAGCTCCAATATATCACCTTTAAAAAGGGATATCAATGATATTTTGGAAATAGTAGAGGCATATAGAGAAAAGGGTGAGGTTGAATTTTCGGATGAATCAAAAAAAGAACTTAAAGAAATAGAAAAGGAAGTAGAATTTGATTTTGTAATTGAAGAAATCAATCAGTTACTGAACGGAATGGAGGAAGGAGCGCGCCGTACAGTTGAAATTGTCAAAGGTCTAAGGTTGTTTTCAAGGGTGGACGAACAGGATGTTAAAAAAGTTGATGTCCATGATGGGCTGGACAGTACTTTGATCTTGCTGAGCAGTTCAATGAACGGAAAGATCAAGATTAATAAGGAATATGGAAGCATACCCTTGGTTGAATGTCTGCCGGGGAAAATAAATCAGGTTTTTATGAATATCATTACAAATGCTATTCATGCGCTCCTGGATAACTTGAACAATGTATCAGCTCCTGAAATAACCCTTAGAACAAGAAAATCAGATACAAATGTTGTAATCGAAATAGAGGATAATGGACCTGGAATGCCAGAGAAAGTCAAGCAAAGGATCTTTGAACCTTTCTTCACGACCAAGTCCGTGGGTAAAGGTACAGGCCTAGGTCTTTCAATAGTTTACACCATAATCGAAAATCATAAAGGTACATTGGAGGTACGTTCAAAGGAAGGTAAAGGAACAAACTTCATCATCACACTCCCGATTTATCAAACTGCGCCTTTAAATGACCGATAA
- a CDS encoding hybrid sensor histidine kinase/response regulator, with amino-acid sequence MTDKIIVLYIDDEGNNLTSFKASLRKDFQVVTAIDANEGLAIASSQELHVVIADQRMPGLSGVEFFEKLMKINPDPIRILLTGYSDIASVIDAINRGEVYRFIDKPWNIDHVKNAIINAAEIYFTRKELKDKNERLLKIHSEMNQFVYSLSHELRGPLMSIAGVSKLAKMESDDPAIHDYFDMVDSATEKLDEYVYKMLDFYRSTKMENKVIKIDFRDIVFEQMEFYKQKWDLDKIDFEININQEIPFFSDDSKIKVIFNSLISNAYNFQIPENPNKYIRLLIDVKEFYTTILVEDNGVGIAQENLEGIFNLFQRATQNNVGSGLGMYMVKESVTQIGGDINIDSAVNQGTKVTIKIPTLQLNEMV; translated from the coding sequence ATGACCGATAAGATTATAGTATTGTACATAGATGATGAGGGTAATAATCTTACCTCATTCAAAGCTAGCCTGAGGAAGGATTTTCAGGTGGTGACTGCCATAGATGCCAATGAAGGACTTGCCATTGCATCTTCCCAAGAGTTGCATGTAGTCATTGCTGACCAGAGAATGCCAGGCCTGTCTGGAGTAGAATTTTTTGAAAAGCTTATGAAAATCAATCCCGATCCAATCAGAATCCTGCTTACCGGGTATTCAGATATTGCTAGTGTGATTGATGCCATCAACAGGGGCGAAGTATATAGGTTTATCGACAAACCCTGGAATATTGATCATGTCAAAAATGCAATTATCAATGCCGCTGAAATTTATTTCACTCGAAAGGAATTAAAAGATAAAAACGAAAGGCTTTTGAAAATTCATTCTGAAATGAATCAGTTTGTCTATTCTTTATCCCATGAACTCCGTGGGCCCTTAATGAGTATTGCGGGCGTTTCCAAACTTGCTAAAATGGAATCTGACGATCCGGCAATTCATGATTATTTTGATATGGTCGATTCTGCGACCGAAAAGCTGGATGAATATGTTTACAAAATGCTCGATTTTTACAGGTCCACCAAGATGGAAAACAAAGTCATCAAAATTGACTTCAGGGATATTGTTTTTGAGCAGATGGAATTTTATAAACAAAAATGGGATCTTGATAAAATTGATTTTGAAATCAACATTAATCAGGAGATTCCCTTTTTTTCAGACGATTCCAAGATCAAAGTGATTTTCAACAGTTTAATCAGTAACGCCTATAACTTTCAAATCCCGGAAAATCCAAACAAATATATTCGTTTACTAATTGACGTTAAAGAGTTTTACACCACTATTTTGGTAGAGGATAACGGAGTAGGGATAGCTCAGGAAAATTTGGAAGGGATTTTTAATTTATTTCAAAGGGCAACCCAAAATAATGTTGGTTCTGGACTTGGCATGTACATGGTAAAGGAATCTGTTACCCAAATTGGAGGGGATATAAATATTGATTCAGCTGTTAATCAGGGTACCAAAGTGACAATTAAAATACCTACCCTTCAATTGAATGAAATGGTTTAA
- a CDS encoding inorganic diphosphatase — MINPWHDVNIGKNAPDFVMGVIEIPKGSKGKYELDKKTGMLILDRVLFSAVHYPANYGFIPQTFCDDKDPLDILIISQIDIPSMTLVNAKVIGVMRMVDGGEADDKIIAVAAEDQSVNYINDIDELPPHLMKEVHRFFEDYKKLENKEVKVEDFLGKEEAFKIIKESIDLYDLNFRTKR, encoded by the coding sequence ATGATTAATCCTTGGCACGATGTAAATATCGGTAAAAACGCTCCAGATTTTGTAATGGGAGTGATTGAAATTCCAAAAGGCAGTAAAGGCAAGTATGAATTGGATAAGAAGACCGGGATGTTGATTTTGGACAGGGTATTGTTTTCGGCAGTTCATTATCCAGCTAATTATGGTTTTATTCCTCAAACGTTCTGTGATGACAAAGATCCCCTCGATATTTTGATTATTTCCCAGATTGATATCCCTTCTATGACTTTGGTAAATGCAAAAGTAATCGGGGTAATGAGAATGGTTGATGGCGGTGAGGCAGATGATAAAATAATTGCCGTTGCAGCTGAAGATCAATCGGTCAATTATATCAATGATATCGATGAACTTCCCCCGCATTTGATGAAAGAAGTTCACAGGTTTTTTGAGGACTATAAAAAACTTGAAAACAAAGAAGTGAAAGTGGAGGATTTTCTTGGAAAAGAAGAAGCTTTTAAAATCATAAAGGAAAGTATAGACCTTTATGACCTTAACTTTAGAACAAAAAGATAA